A section of the Papio anubis isolate 15944 chromosome 4, Panubis1.0, whole genome shotgun sequence genome encodes:
- the LOC116274471 gene encoding heterogeneous nuclear ribonucleoprotein A1-like, producing the protein MSKSESPKEPEQLRKLFIGGLSFETTEESLRSHFEQWGTLTDCVVMRDPNTKCSRGFGFVTYATVEEVDAAMNARPHKVDGRVVEPKRAVSREDSQRPGAHLTVKKIFVGGIKEDTEEHHLRDCFEQYGKIEVIEIMTDRGSGKKRGFAFVTFDDHDSVDKIVIQKYHTVNGHNCEVRKALSKQEMASASSSQRGRSGSGNFGGGRGGGFGRNDNFGRGGNFSGRGGFGGSRGGGGYGGSGDGYNGFGNDGSNFGGGGSYNDFGNYNNQSSNFGPMKGGNFGGRSSGPYGGGGQYFAKPRNQGGYGGSSSSSSYGSGRRF; encoded by the coding sequence ATGTCTAAGTCAGAGTCTCCTAAAGAGCCCGAACAGCTGAGGAAGCTCTTCATTGGAGGGTTGAGCTTTGAAACAACCGAGGAGAGCCTGAGGAGCCATTTTGAGCAATGGGGAACGCTCACGGACTGTGTGGTAATGAGAGATCCAAACACCAAGTGTTCCaggggctttgggtttgtcacatatgccACTGTGGAGGAGGTGGATGCAGCTATGAATGCAAGGCCACACAAGGTGGACGGAAGAGTTGTGGAACCAAAGAGAGCTGTCTCAAGAGAAGATTCTCAAAGACCAGGTGCCCACTTAActgtgaaaaagatatttgttggTGGCATTAAAGAAGACACCGAAGAACATCACCTAAGAGATTGTTTTGAACAGTATGGGAAAATTGAAGTGATTGAAATCATGACTGACCGAGGCAGTGGCAAGAAAAGGGGCTTTGCCTTTGTAACCTTTGACGACCATGACTCCGTGGATAAGATTGTCATTCAGAAATACCATACTGTGAATGGCCACAACTGTGAAGTTAGGAAAGCCCTGTCAAAGCAAGAGATGGCTAGTGCTTCATCCAGCCAAAGAGGTCGAAGTGGTTCTGGAAACTTTGGTGGTGGTCGTGGAGGTGGTTTCGGCAGGAATGACAACTTCGGTCGTGGAGGAAACTTCAGTGGTCGTGGTGGCTTTGGTGGCAGCcgtggtggtggtggatatggtggcagtggggatggctataatggatttggtaatgatggaagcaattttggaggtggtggaagcTACAATGATTTTGGCAATTACAACAATCAGTCTTCAAATTTTGGACCCATGAAGGGAGGAAATTTTGGAGGCAGAAGCTCTGGCCCCTATGGCGGTGGAGGTCAATACTTTGCAAAACCACGAAACCAAGGTGGCTATGGCGgttccagcagcagcagtagctatggcagtggcagaagattttaa